In one Arachis duranensis cultivar V14167 chromosome 9, aradu.V14167.gnm2.J7QH, whole genome shotgun sequence genomic region, the following are encoded:
- the LOC107466027 gene encoding uncharacterized protein LOC107466027 produces the protein MASYKALYGRKCQSPLCWYESSEVSVLGPDLVAKTTENIKKIRARILTAPKPTEKLCGSEKETILRHFGPVAYQVTLPPHLSNLHDIFHVSLLHKYTSDTAHMLEPESVELKENLTFQVTPVGIDDTSVKKLRGKEVQLVKVAWERAGVEEDTWELNSEKRKDYPELFSSNH, from the exons ATGGCTTCGTATAAGGCCTTGTATGGACGGAAGTGCCAATCTCCACTTTGTTGGTACGAATCGAGTGAAGTGAGTGTTTTGGGTCCAGATTTGGTAGCAAAGACTACTGAGAACATTAAGAAGATTCGTGCAAGGATTTTGACTGCACCAAAGCCGACAGAAAAGCTATGTGGATCAGAGAAAGAAACC ATTCTAAGGCACTTTGGGCCGGTGGCGTATCAAGTAACTTTGCCACCTCACTTGTCTAACTTGCATGACATATTCCACGTATCACTGCTCCACAAGTACACGTCGGATACGGCTCATATGTTAGAGCCTGAGTCGGTCGAGTTGAAGGAAAACTTGACTTTCCAAGTAACACCAGTAGGTATTGATGACACTAGTGTGAAGAAACTGCGAGGAAAAGAAGTTCAGTTGGTTAAAGTAGCTTGGGAGCGAGCAGGAGTTGAAGAGGATACTTGGGAATTAAACTCTGAGAAGCGAAAGGATTATCCTGAGCTTTTCTCAAGTAATCAttaa